GTAGCCCGTAGCACGCCGACCTTGTGGGCATGAGCGCAAGCGAAACGCCCACAAGGGCACGCCCAAAAAAATTAAAATTAAATTTTGATGACTATTCTCTTTGCAAAATAAAAAAGAAAAGCAGCCCTGTATAAACAAGGCTGCTTAGTGAGATTTTTCTGTATTAGTACATATTGCTAGGTACGTTTCCGCTTGCAGCAGAAGGTTCTTCCTTAGGCTCATCTGTAATGACGCATTCAGTAGTAAGTAGTAGAGAAGCTACAGAAGCCGCATTTTCAAGCGCTACACGAGTAACTTTGGTAGGATCGATTACACCAGAGCTAAATAGATTTTCAAATGTTTCTGTACGAGCATTGTATCCAAAGTCCCCAGAACCTTCTAACACTTTTTGTACAATTACAGCACCTTCACCGCCTGCATTTTTAACAATGCAACGTAAAGGTTCTTCTAACGCTCTGCGGATAATGTCAATACCTGTTTTTTCATCAGGGTCTTCGTATTTAACATTATCAAGGGCTTCAATGGCGCGTACAAGTGCTACTCCTCCACCAGGTACAATACCTTCTTGTACTGCTGCACGTGTTGCATGAAGGGCATCGTTTACACGATCTTTTTTCTCTTTCATTTCTACTTCGGTAGGTGCGCCAATATAGAGTACGGCTACGCCTCCTGAAAGTTTAGCTAAGCGTTCTTGTAATTTTTCTTTATCGTATTCAGAAGTAGTGCTCTCAATTTGAGACTTGATTTGGGCTATTCTTGCCTTAATGTCTGCTTCTTTTCCTTTACCTTCAATTAAGGTAGTGTCATCTTTGTCTATTATGACTTTACCTACACGTCCGAGCATGTCTAGGGTAGCATTTTCTAGTTTAAGCCCGCGCTCTTCAGAAATAACAGTACCTCCTGTCAAAATAGCAATATCTTCTAACATTGCTTTGCGTCTATCACCGAAGCCAGGCGCTTTGACAGCTACCACTTTCAATGCTCCACGAATACGGTTGAGTACTAATGTGGCTAGTGCTTCTCCCTCAACATCTTCAGCTATGATAAGCAAAGGTGATCCGGTTTGAACTTGTCTTTCTAGTATAGGTAAGAGTTCCTTCATTGAGGAGATTTTTTTGTCATAGATGAGTACATGGGCGTTTTCATATTCTACGGTCATTTTTTCAGGGTCAGTTACAAAATAGGGAGATAGGTAGCCGCGGTCAAATTGCATACCTTCTACAGTTTTTACATACGTTTCGCGACCTTTGGCTTCTTCTATTGTAATTACACCATCTTTGCCTACTTTGCTCATTGCATCGGCTATTATTTCGCCAATTTCAGTGTCATTGTTAGCAGAGATGGTACCTACTTGTTTAATTTCAATGTTGTTAGAGATAGTTTTAGATTGTTTTTTGAGGTGTTCGACTACAGCTGCTACTGCTTTGTCAATACCACGCTTCAAACCCATGGGATTAGCTCCAGAAGCCAAGTTTTTCAAACCTGCGGTAATTATAGCTTGAGCTAACACTGTAGCTGTAGTAGTACCATCTCCTGCAATATCAGCAGTTTTTGATGCTGCTTCTTTGATAAGTTGGGCGCCCATGTTTTCAATGGGGTCTTTTAGTTCAATTTCTTTGGCTACAGTAACCCCGTCTTTTGTTACGGTAGGAGTACCATATTTTTTATCAATTACTACATTGCGCCCCTTAGGACCGAGGGTTACTTTTACAGCATTTGCTAAGGTATCAACCCCTCTTTTTAGCTTTTCTCTTGCTTCGCTGTCAAAATTGATGATCTTTGCCATACTTTACTTTTTTTAGTTGTTAGTTTTGATTAGGATTTTAAGTAAAATGAATTGCAGAAAGAAAAAGAAAGATAAGGTTAGTTAGTTTAGATAATCGCAAAAATGTCTGATTCTCTCATAATGAGGTA
This window of the Bacteroidia bacterium genome carries:
- the groL gene encoding chaperonin GroEL (60 kDa chaperone family; promotes refolding of misfolded polypeptides especially under stressful conditions; forms two stacked rings of heptamers to form a barrel-shaped 14mer; ends can be capped by GroES; misfolded proteins enter the barrel where they are refolded when GroES binds); its protein translation is MAKIINFDSEAREKLKRGVDTLANAVKVTLGPKGRNVVIDKKYGTPTVTKDGVTVAKEIELKDPIENMGAQLIKEAASKTADIAGDGTTTATVLAQAIITAGLKNLASGANPMGLKRGIDKAVAAVVEHLKKQSKTISNNIEIKQVGTISANNDTEIGEIIADAMSKVGKDGVITIEEAKGRETYVKTVEGMQFDRGYLSPYFVTDPEKMTVEYENAHVLIYDKKISSMKELLPILERQVQTGSPLLIIAEDVEGEALATLVLNRIRGALKVVAVKAPGFGDRRKAMLEDIAILTGGTVISEERGLKLENATLDMLGRVGKVIIDKDDTTLIEGKGKEADIKARIAQIKSQIESTTSEYDKEKLQERLAKLSGGVAVLYIGAPTEVEMKEKKDRVNDALHATRAAVQEGIVPGGGVALVRAIEALDNVKYEDPDEKTGIDIIRRALEEPLRCIVKNAGGEGAVIVQKVLEGSGDFGYNARTETFENLFSSGVIDPTKVTRVALENAASVASLLLTTECVITDEPKEEPSAASGNVPSNMY